Proteins co-encoded in one Lagopus muta isolate bLagMut1 chromosome 25, bLagMut1 primary, whole genome shotgun sequence genomic window:
- the GJC1 gene encoding gap junction gamma-1 protein, giving the protein MSWSFLTRLLEEIHNHSTFVGKIWLSVLIVFRIVLTAVGGESIYYDEQSKFVCNTEQPGCENVCYDAFAPLSHVRFWVFQIILVATPSVMYLGYAIHKIARMVEHSDVDRRFRSKSFSMRWKQHRGLEEAEDDHEEDPMMYPEIELESERENKEQQPPAKAKHDGRRRIREDGLMRIYVLQLLVRATFEVGFLVGQYLLYGFEVSPVFVCSRKPCPHKIDCFISRPTEKTIFLLIMYGVSCMCLLLNVWEMLHLGFGTIRDTLNSKRKELEDSGTYNYPFTWNTPSAPPGYNIAVKPDQMQYTELSNAKMAYRQNKANIAQEQQYGSNEENIPADLENLQREIKVAQERLDMAIQAYNNQNNPSSSSREKKSKAGSNKSSASSKSGDGKNSVWI; this is encoded by the coding sequence ATGAGTTGGAGCTTTCTGACCCGTCTCTTAGAGGAGATCCACAACCACTCCACCTTCGTTGGCAAAATCTGGCTGTCGGTGCTGATCGTGTTTCGGATCGTCCTGACCGCTGTGGGAGGCGAATCCATTTATTACGATGAGCAAAGCAAGTTTGTGTGCAACACGGAGCAGCCCGGCTGCGAGAACGTCTGTTACGACGCTTTTGCTCCTCTTTCTCACGTGAGGTTTTGGGTGTTCCAGATCATCCTCGTCGCCACTCCGTCCGTCATGTATTTGGGCTACGCCATCCACAAGATCGCCCGCATGGTGGAGCACAGCGACGTCGACAGAAGGTTCAGAAGCAAAAGCTTTTCGATGCGCTGGAAACAGCACCGAGGCTTGGAGGAGGCCGAGGACGACCACGAGGAGGACCCGATGATGTACCCAGAAATAGAGCTGGAAAGCGAACGGGAGAacaaggagcagcagccccCCGCCAAAGCCAAGCACGACGGGCGGCGGCGGATCCGCGAGGACGGGCTGATGAGGATCTacgtgctgcagctgctggtgagGGCGACGTTTGAGGTCGGCTTTCTGGTCGGTCAGTACCTCCTGTATGGCTTCGAGGTCAGCCCCGTGTTCGTGTGCAGCAGGAAGCCCTGCCCCCATAAGATAGATTGCTTCATTTCAAGGCCGACCGAAAAGACCATCTTCCTGCTCATAATGTACGGGGTGAGCTGCATGTGTTTGCTGTTGAACGTGTGGGAGATGCTGCACTTGGGGTTTGGCACCATCCGGGACACCTTgaacagcaagaggaaagagcTGGAGGACTCTGGGACCTACAACTACCCCTTCACCTGGAACACACCCTCTGCTCCCCCCGGCTACAACATCGCCGTCAAACCCGACCAAATGCAGTACACCGAGCTGTCCAACGCCAAGATGGCCTACAGGCAGAACAAAGCCAACATCGCCCAGGAGCAGCAGTACGGCAGCAACGAGGAGAACATCCCCGCCGACCTGGAGAACCTGCAGAGGGAAATCAAAGTGGCTCAGGAACGCCTGGACATGGCCATCCAGGCGtacaacaaccaaaacaaccccagcagcagctccagagagAAGAAGTCCAAAGCAGGCTCCAACAAAAGCAGCGCCAGCAGCAAATCGGGGGACGGGAAGAACTCTGTCTGGATTTGA